In Canis lupus dingo isolate Sandy chromosome 1, ASM325472v2, whole genome shotgun sequence, a single genomic region encodes these proteins:
- the LOC112644614 gene encoding complement component 1 Q subcomponent-binding protein, mitochondrial-like — protein sequence MMGLRRKGRYRSTSPFPKMSGGCELEVNGTEAKLMQKTVGEKITVTWNVNKTISPTYDRNEEPSQGHMVEEQEPELTATPRFVAEVIKNGGKKALLLDCHNPEDEVGQEEDKNDILSIRKVSFQSPGESEWKDMNYTLNIHSLARALYDHLMDFLAG from the coding sequence ATGATGGGcttaaggagaaaaggaagatacAGAAGCACAAGTCCCTTCCCTAAGATGTCTGGAGGCTGCGAGCTGGAAGTGAATGGGACAGAAGCCAAATTAATGCAGAAAACTGTTGGAGAAAAGATCACTGTCACTTGGAACGTTAACAAGACTATCTCACCAACATATGATAGGAATGAGGAGCCCTCCCAAGGACACATGGTTGAAGAACAGGAGCCTGAATTGACGGCCACTCCCAGGTTTGTGGCTGAAGTTATAAAGAATGGTGGCAAGAAGGCCCTTCTGCtggactgtcacaatccagaagATGAGGTTGGGCAAGAAGAGGACAAGAATGACATCTTGTCCATCAGGAAAGTGAGCTTTCAGTCCCCTGGAGAGTCTGAATGGAAGGACATGAATTACACACTCAACATCCATTCCCTGGCCCGGGCCTTATATGACCACCTAATGGATTTTCTGGCAGGCTGA